The following proteins are co-located in the Xiphophorus maculatus strain JP 163 A chromosome 8, X_maculatus-5.0-male, whole genome shotgun sequence genome:
- the ulk1 gene encoding serine/threonine-protein kinase ULK1 isoform X4, with translation MKVLQTKGIIHRDLKPQNILLSYPPGRKSHSNNTCIKIADFGFARYLQNNMMAATLCGSPMYMAPEVIMSQNYDAKADLWSIGTIVFQCLTGKAPFQASSPQDLRLFYEKNKNLSPNIPRETSSHLRNLLLGLLQRNHKDRMDFDEFFTHPFLDASSSIKKSIPTVTMTCLPSSASASSCSSSSTSHLASPPQSLAETQHLRAKVLASPTQEAAGFLLKDSSGAGGSSKNSSSCDTDDFVMVPAHFTTGELTCESKVLQDSLMNSGSLLASAGLCNQTKTPPHSPSYSGSPSPVRPTEFPGSNYCGSCGNHVHSLPIPVPTQVQNYHRMELNLQSTKQDGSPRLSTAVHRGSSGSLVGHARAGPLAPWQGAVPSSRRLSLGGTRTFQISPQGPQHVESRQTSQQQPQAPGLGTRLHSAPCLLDCATGSSRQKIKKQHSDPVAVPPTGLMTIRPLHSSPRLSELMQRNPLPTILGSPSRAIPPFEFPKPPSSPNIVTFLTQKGLVVGSPGSRTAPGELRDLGQQAPAPSTHPAYCVHRVNDDGRSFGRSQSAGRLSDMLLMAAFGAGHAGERGSMENLTSEKAIDITAPPGGGFAPGSCSPAQVVFTVGSPPSGSTPPQTSRHRKCSGSFSSGSPAGSLTSRYPQTGTFPEGFEAPPSPRYSFTDPITANMGGAVTFEAPELPEETLMEQEHTDTVQRLRFTLEFVLCLMEVASTRGAVTVGGQGDGSHPAVLQQQSLVADQISSLSREWSHAEQLVLYLKTAELLSTALHTAMEQVKQGKLYPSSTVKQIVRRLNELYKSSVASCRSLSTHLEHFFSRKHRLMDQISSITAERLLFSHTVQMVQAAALDEMFHQGEASILRYHKALLLMEGLSLLLTEHDDILIVSKCKECIERRLTALQSGLCV, from the exons ATGAAAGTCCTGCAGACCAAAGGAATAATCCATCGGGACCTCAAACCCCAGAACATTCTGCTCTCCTACCCACCGGGCCGAAAGTCTCACTCCAACAACACCTGCATCAAGATCG CGGACTTTGGCTTTGCCAGATACCTTCAGAACAACATGATGGCAGCTACACTTTGTGGCTCTCCCATGTATATG GCTCCTGAAGTTATTATGTCCCAGAACTATGATGCCAAGGCTGACTTGTGGAGTATAGGAACCATCGTATTTCAGTGTCTGACTGGTAAAGCTCCTTTTCAG GCCAGCAGTCCCCAGGACCTCCGGCTGTTCtatgagaaaaacaagaatctgAGTCCCAA cataCCCAGAGAGACTTCTAGCCATCTGAGGAACCTGCTGCTCGGTCTGCTGCAACGCAACCACAAGGATCGTATGGACTTTG ATGAGTTTTTTACCCATCCTTTCTTGGATGCCAGCTCATCCATTAAAAAGt CCATCCCTACAGTGACCATGACCTGTTTGCCCAGTTCGGCATCAGCCAGCTCTTGTAGCAGCTCCTCCACGTCTCACCTTGCCTCACCACCG CAGTCTTTAGCTGAGACTCAGCATCTGCGTGCCAAAGTTCTGGCCTCTCCAACGCAAGAGGCTGCAGGTTTTCTCCTGAAGGACTCGTCTGGAGCAGGCGGCAGCAGCAAGAACTCCTCCTCTTGCGATACAGATGATTTTGTCATGGTGCCTGCTCATTTTACAA CAGGTGAACTGACTTGTGAGAGTAAAGTGCTGCAGGACAGTTTGATGAACAGCGG cTCTCTTCTGGCTTCAGCTGGTCTGTGTAACCAAACGAAAACACCACCGCACTCTCCTTCTTACAGTGGCTCTCCAAGTCCTGTCAG GCCCACCGAGTTCCCTGGCAGTAATTACTGTGGTAGCTGTGGAAACCATGTTCACTCATTGCCTATCCCAGTTCCCACTCAGGTCCAGAACTACCATCGCATGGAGCTGAACCTTCAATCTACCAAGCAGGATGGCTCACCACG GTTGTCGACAGCGGTGCATCGCGGCAGCAGTGGAAGCCTGGTGGGCCATGCTAGAGCAGGACCTCTGGCCCCATGGCAGGGAGCGGTCCCCTCCTCCCGTAGGCTTTCACTGGGAGGGACCAGAACATTCCAGATTTCTCCTCAAG GCCCGCAGCACGTTGAGTCGAGGCAGACGtctcagcagcagccacaggCACCAGGGCTCGGCACACGGCTCCACAGTGCCCCCTGTCTGTTGGATTGCGCGACTGgcagcagcagacagaaaatcaagaagcagcattcagacCCCGTCGCTGTCCCTCCAACCGGGCTGATGACCATCCGGCCGCTCCACTCTTCCCCCAGACTCAGTGAGCTGATGCAGCGTAACCCTCTACCGACCATCCTGGGATCCCCGTCCAGG GCTATCCCTCCTTTTGAATTCCCAAAGCCGCCAAGTTCTCCAAACATTGTGACGTTCCTGACTCAGAAGGGTTTGGTTGTTGGCTCGCCTGGCAGCAGAACTGCCCCAGGAGAGCTCAGAGACCTGGGACAACAAGCGCCGGCGCCGTCCACCCACCCAGCCTACTGTGTCCACAGAGTGAACGATGATGGCAGGAGCTTTGGAAG GTCACAGAGTGCCGGCCGTCTGTCTGACATGCTGCTAATGGCTGCGTTTGGAGCAGGACATGCAGGAGAACGAGGCAGCATGGAGAACCTGACCTCAGAAAAAGCCATAGACATAACAG CTCCTCCTGGTGGTGGCTTTGCACCTGGTTCTTGCAGCCCCGCACAGGTGGTTTTCACTGTTGGCTCTCCACCAAGTGGCAGTACCCCACCTCAGACCTCCAGACACAGGAAATGTTCAG GCTCCTTCAGTTCAGGCAGTCCTGCAGGCTCGTTGACCAGTCGCTACCCCCAAACAGGCACCTTTCCCGAAGGCTTTGAGGCCCCGCCCAGCCCTCGCTACAGTTTCACTGATCCTATCACCGCTAACATGGGAGGCGCTGTGACCTTTGAGGCCCCTGAGCTGCCTGAGGAGACGCTGATGGAG CAAGAGCACACAGACACGGTGCAGCGCCTGCGTTTCACTTTGGAGTTTGTGCTCTGTCTGATGGAGGTGGCTAGCACTCGTGGGGCAGTCACAGTCGGGGGACAGGGAGACGGCTCTCACCCCGCTGTCCTTCAGCAGCAGAGCCTAGTGGCAGATCAGATAAGCTCACTGAGCCGAGAGTGGAG TCATGCAGAACAGTTGGTGCTCTACCTTAAAACCGCAGAACTGTTGTCTACTGCCTTACACACGGCCATGGAGCAAGTTAAACAGGGCAAACTCTACCCCTCCTCTACTGTCAAACAAA TAGTGAGGCGGCTGAATGAGCTGTACAAGTCCAGCGTGGCATCTTGCCGCTCTCTCAGCACTCATCTGGAACATTTCTTCTCCAGGAAGCATCGTCTAATGGACCAAATCAGCTCTATCACAGCTGAGCGTCTGCTCTTTAGCCACACAGTGCAGATG GTTCAGGCTGCTGCGCTGGATGAGATGTTCCACCAGGGGGAAGCGTCAATCCTGCGTTACCACAAAGCTCTCCTGCTAATGGAGGGCCTGTCTCTGCTCCTCACTGAACACGATGACATCCTTATTGTTAGCAAAT GCAAGGAGTGCATTGAACGTCGCCTCACAGCTCTGCAGTCGGGTCTCTGTGTTTGA